One window from the genome of Pseudomonadota bacterium encodes:
- a CDS encoding multidrug efflux RND transporter permease subunit — protein sequence MNISRLFITRPVATTLLMVAIFLSGAVAYKQLSVSALPQVDYPTIQVRTFYPGGSPDVMASSITAPLERQLGQMPGLTQMTSTSSSGSSIITLQFTLDLSLDVAEQQVQAAINASFTYLPRDLPVPPVYSKVNPADAPILTLGLTSETMPLTQVEDLADTRFAQKISQLPGVGLVSISGGQRPAVRIHANPTALAAYGLTLEDLRTAIATANVNQAKGSFDGPRLSYIIDANDQLFSSKEYKSLIVAYRNNAPVRLSDVAEAVDDAENIKQAAWMNGSPAVIVNIQRQPGANVIEVVDQVKKVLPKLEKTLPPAVKVSVLTDRTSTIRASVHDVQFEMMLAVVLVVLVMFLFLRNIPATIIPSVAVPLSLVGSFGAMYLLGFSLNNLSLMALTISTGFVVDDAIVMIENVARYIEAGDPPLEAALKGSKQIGFTILSLTVSLIAVLIPLLFMGDVVGRLFREFAVTLGVTIVISAVVSLTLTPMMCAKLLKHQTEAEQGKFYRSSQRFFDQVIGFYGRTLTWVLRHQQSTLWVAVGTLVFTFLLFYSVPKGFFPVQDTGVIQGISEAPQAVSFTAMADRQQALARVILKDSAVESLSSFIGIDGTNVTLNTGRILINLKPLAKRKVAASEVIRRLQPELAKVEGITLFMQPVQDLTVDARVARTQYQYTLEDPDIDELNKLAPKLVESLRAHPELRDLSSDQQDKGLQLSVEIDRSTASRLGITPQMIDDALYDAFGQRQVSTIFTQLNQYRVVLAVNPEFQKGPGALQSLYLKGISGGQVPLGAFIKTSETTGPLVISRQGQFPATTISFNLAPGAALGDAVSAIESAEKKMDFPAGIRGSFQGTAQAFRVSLENEPLLILAALITVYIVLGILYESYIHPITILSTLPSAGVGAILALMICRSEFSVIALIGIILLIGIVKKNGIMMVDFALDAERTEGKSPQDAIYQASLLRFRPIMMTTMAALLGALPLAMGTGVGSELRRPMGITIVGGLIISQILTLYTTPVIYLAFDRLAKRVRLLQHKVAENKGDDPIV from the coding sequence ATGAATATTTCCCGCCTTTTTATAACCCGGCCTGTTGCGACAACATTACTGATGGTTGCCATCTTTTTAAGCGGTGCTGTTGCGTACAAACAGTTGTCAGTATCTGCCTTGCCCCAGGTGGATTATCCGACCATTCAGGTACGCACCTTCTATCCGGGGGGAAGTCCTGACGTCATGGCTTCATCCATAACAGCGCCTCTGGAACGTCAGTTAGGCCAAATGCCCGGCCTTACCCAGATGACCTCGACAAGTTCAAGCGGCAGTTCGATCATTACGCTCCAGTTTACCCTGGACTTAAGCCTTGATGTAGCTGAACAGCAGGTGCAGGCGGCAATAAATGCCTCTTTTACCTATCTGCCGCGAGACCTTCCTGTTCCCCCGGTATACAGCAAGGTAAATCCTGCTGACGCCCCTATCCTGACGCTTGGTTTGACCTCTGAAACTATGCCTTTGACACAAGTGGAGGACCTTGCCGACACACGGTTTGCACAAAAGATCTCGCAGCTTCCCGGAGTAGGATTGGTAAGCATCAGCGGCGGACAAAGACCGGCTGTTCGGATCCATGCCAACCCGACAGCCCTGGCTGCTTACGGTCTGACTCTTGAGGACCTGAGAACTGCTATTGCAACTGCAAATGTCAATCAGGCGAAAGGAAGCTTCGATGGCCCTCGTCTGTCCTACATTATTGATGCTAACGATCAGCTTTTCTCAAGCAAAGAATATAAGTCCCTGATTGTCGCCTATCGTAATAATGCTCCTGTGAGGCTGTCTGACGTAGCCGAGGCTGTTGACGATGCCGAAAACATAAAACAGGCGGCCTGGATGAATGGTTCCCCTGCGGTTATTGTAAATATTCAGCGGCAACCGGGAGCAAACGTCATAGAGGTTGTCGATCAGGTTAAGAAAGTGCTCCCGAAACTCGAGAAGACTCTGCCCCCTGCTGTAAAGGTTTCTGTGTTAACCGACCGTACCTCCACAATCCGGGCGTCGGTTCATGATGTCCAGTTTGAAATGATGCTTGCCGTAGTGCTTGTTGTTCTGGTCATGTTTCTCTTCCTTCGCAATATCCCTGCAACGATTATTCCCAGTGTTGCTGTGCCTCTGTCACTTGTGGGAAGTTTCGGTGCTATGTATCTGCTCGGATTCAGTCTGAATAACCTTTCTTTGATGGCACTTACCATTTCCACCGGTTTTGTGGTAGATGATGCTATTGTCATGATCGAGAATGTGGCCAGATATATTGAGGCGGGAGACCCTCCACTCGAGGCGGCCTTGAAAGGTTCCAAACAGATAGGCTTTACAATACTGTCTCTTACGGTGTCGCTTATCGCTGTGCTTATTCCGCTCCTGTTTATGGGGGATGTGGTAGGACGCCTATTCAGGGAGTTTGCTGTTACCCTTGGTGTTACAATAGTCATTTCCGCCGTAGTATCACTTACACTCACGCCAATGATGTGTGCAAAGCTGCTCAAACATCAGACTGAGGCTGAGCAGGGAAAATTTTATCGCTCGTCGCAGAGGTTTTTTGATCAGGTGATCGGATTTTATGGAAGGACGTTGACATGGGTGCTGAGACATCAGCAATCTACACTATGGGTGGCTGTAGGTACACTGGTTTTTACGTTTTTATTGTTTTATTCTGTGCCTAAGGGTTTTTTTCCTGTACAAGACACAGGGGTTATTCAGGGAATATCCGAAGCACCCCAAGCAGTCTCCTTCACAGCTATGGCCGATCGTCAGCAGGCTCTTGCACGGGTGATTTTAAAGGACTCTGCAGTTGAAAGTCTCTCGTCCTTTATCGGCATTGATGGAACAAATGTTACACTCAACACCGGACGAATTCTTATTAACCTTAAGCCCCTGGCAAAAAGGAAAGTGGCTGCAAGCGAGGTGATCCGGCGACTCCAGCCTGAATTGGCAAAAGTCGAAGGGATCACGCTCTTTATGCAACCGGTACAGGACCTTACCGTCGATGCACGGGTGGCCCGTACCCAATATCAGTACACCCTTGAGGATCCGGATATCGATGAGTTGAATAAATTAGCACCAAAGCTCGTCGAATCGCTTCGTGCCCATCCGGAACTTCGTGATTTAAGCAGTGACCAGCAGGACAAAGGGTTACAGCTCTCAGTTGAAATAGACCGCAGCACTGCCTCGCGGCTCGGCATTACACCACAGATGATTGATGATGCACTCTATGACGCATTCGGTCAGCGTCAGGTCTCCACCATTTTTACCCAGTTAAACCAGTACCGTGTTGTCCTGGCTGTTAATCCAGAATTTCAGAAAGGTCCGGGTGCGTTGCAATCCCTTTATCTTAAGGGCATAAGCGGCGGACAGGTGCCTCTCGGAGCATTTATCAAAACCTCGGAAACAACCGGACCGCTTGTTATCAGCCGCCAAGGTCAGTTTCCCGCCACTACGATCTCCTTTAATCTGGCGCCGGGAGCAGCTCTAGGAGACGCAGTAAGTGCCATAGAATCAGCCGAGAAAAAGATGGATTTCCCTGCCGGCATCAGGGGCAGCTTCCAGGGAACTGCCCAGGCTTTCAGGGTCTCCCTTGAAAATGAACCTCTTTTAATCCTTGCAGCCCTTATCACGGTCTACATTGTCCTCGGTATACTTTATGAAAGCTACATTCATCCTATTACCATCCTTTCCACATTACCCTCTGCCGGAGTGGGGGCAATTCTCGCACTTATGATCTGTAGATCGGAGTTCAGTGTCATTGCTCTCATCGGCATCATTCTACTTATCGGTATTGTAAAGAAGAACGGTATCATGATGGTGGACTTTGCCCTGGATGCAGAGCGTACGGAAGGAAAGAGTCCTCAGGATGCGATTTATCAGGCTTCGCTCCTTCGGTTTCGTCCCATCATGATGACCACCATGGCAGCACTTCTTGGCGCCCTCCCCCTGGCGATGGGAACAGGTGTGGGGTCTGAACTTAGACGACCTATGGGCATTACGATTGTCGGCGGGTTGATCATCAGCCAGATATTGACTCTTTACACAACGCCTGTGATTTATCTTGCCTTTGACCGGCTGGCAAAACGGGTACGGCTGTTGCAGCATAAGGTAGCTGAAAACAAGGGGGATGATCCAATTGTTTAA